In Leisingera sp. NJS204, the following are encoded in one genomic region:
- the flaF gene encoding flagellar biosynthesis regulator FlaF, producing MNALLKAKSAYSAAKAPTRTAKSFEYEVVARVTRRLITAAQKGRDEFSDLAAALNDNRKLWSIFTTDLASKGNPLPDELKQNLFELAEFTRQHTTKVLQRKADVRPLVEINTAIMRGLRSGAS from the coding sequence GTGAATGCCCTTCTGAAGGCGAAGAGTGCCTATTCGGCGGCAAAGGCCCCGACCCGGACAGCAAAGAGTTTTGAATATGAGGTGGTCGCACGAGTGACCCGCCGACTGATCACTGCAGCGCAGAAAGGCCGCGATGAATTTAGCGATCTTGCCGCGGCTCTGAACGACAACCGCAAGCTTTGGTCAATTTTCACCACAGATCTCGCGTCAAAAGGCAACCCGCTGCCGGACGAACTGAAGCAAAACCTTTTCGAACTGGCGGAATTCACGCGACAACACACCACCAAAGTGCTTCAACGCAAGGCCGATGTCCGGCCTCTGGTGGAAATCAATACGGCCATCATGCGTGGCCTCCGCAGCGGAGCATCCTGA